One segment of Streptomyces sp. YIM 121038 DNA contains the following:
- a CDS encoding Fic family protein, with product MSTTPDPLAPLGALPGVPDAVDSVRKAVDRVYGHRIMRRRSNEITSEAALRGARGSAALSGAAWALEEVRRRSDFSGDAEARVVGAALRLTAEAGQLLSVWRQSPLRVLARLHLVAAADSDEAAGRPRLAGEPVDEPLDGPVSAPAVPDADEVAGRLEGLSRLVVAGSSAPALVMASVVHGELAVLRPFGSHNGLVARAAERVVLVGSGLDPKSVCPAEAGHAELGRDAYAAALAGYASGTPEGVAAWIAHCGKAVELGVRESTAVCEALQRGAA from the coding sequence ATGAGTACGACACCCGATCCGCTGGCTCCCCTGGGCGCCCTGCCCGGCGTCCCGGACGCCGTGGACTCCGTGCGCAAGGCCGTGGACCGCGTCTACGGACACCGGATCATGCGCCGCCGCAGCAACGAGATCACCTCGGAGGCCGCGCTGCGCGGAGCCCGTGGTTCCGCCGCGTTGTCCGGTGCCGCGTGGGCGCTCGAAGAGGTGCGCAGGCGCAGCGACTTCAGCGGTGACGCCGAGGCGCGCGTCGTGGGCGCCGCGCTGCGCCTCACGGCTGAGGCGGGCCAGCTGCTCTCCGTCTGGCGCCAGTCGCCGCTGCGGGTCCTCGCGCGGCTGCATCTGGTCGCGGCGGCCGACTCGGACGAGGCGGCGGGCCGTCCGCGCCTCGCGGGCGAGCCGGTCGACGAGCCCCTGGACGGGCCCGTGTCCGCGCCGGCGGTGCCGGACGCCGACGAGGTCGCGGGGCGCCTGGAGGGGCTCTCGCGCCTCGTCGTCGCGGGCAGCTCGGCGCCCGCCCTAGTGATGGCGTCCGTCGTGCACGGCGAACTGGCGGTGCTGCGGCCCTTCGGCTCGCACAACGGTCTGGTCGCGCGGGCGGCCGAGCGCGTCGTCCTGGTGGGCAGCGGGCTCGACCCGAAGTCGGTCTGCCCGGCCGAGGCGGGCCACGCGGAGCTGGGGCGCGACGCCTACGCGGCGGCGCTCGCGGGCTACGCGTCCGGGACGCCGGAGGGGGTCGCGGCCTGGATCGCCCACTGCGGCAAGGCCGTTGAGCTGGGCGTCAGGGAGTCGACGGCGGTGTGCGAGGCGCTGCAGCGGGGTGCCGCCTGA
- a CDS encoding TadE family type IV pilus minor pilin, which translates to MCSSEAGAAAQGASVRARGRTAGRVGAGGPGRRGDAGFVTAEAAVVLPTLVLFTMGLLWILMTASAQIQCVDAARAGARAMARQDPQGTAVAAARQAAPRGAHVAVRRDGDLVRVEVVAPSPGPRPLGLGVRLRAEAVALAEDAVGAGAAGVGT; encoded by the coding sequence ATGTGCAGTTCTGAGGCGGGGGCGGCCGCGCAGGGCGCCTCCGTGCGGGCCAGGGGCAGGACCGCAGGACGGGTCGGCGCGGGCGGGCCCGGGAGGCGGGGCGACGCCGGGTTCGTGACGGCGGAGGCGGCCGTGGTCCTGCCGACCCTGGTGCTGTTCACGATGGGGCTCCTGTGGATCCTCATGACCGCGTCCGCGCAGATCCAGTGCGTGGACGCGGCCAGGGCGGGAGCTCGGGCGATGGCACGTCAGGATCCGCAGGGCACGGCTGTGGCGGCGGCCCGGCAGGCTGCACCCCGCGGCGCACACGTCGCCGTGCGCCGGGACGGGGACCTGGTGCGGGTCGAGGTGGTGGCACCGTCACCGGGCCCGCGGCCCTTGGGGCTCGGCGTGCGGCTGCGCGCGGAGGCCGTGGCGCTGGCGGAGGACGCGGTGGGAGCGGGTGCGGCGGGGGTGGGCACATGA
- a CDS encoding SulP family inorganic anion transporter has product MSASVPSRATDSAPAASTRQPHAPPPRRAFRVAGADLSASIAVFLIALPLSLGIALATGAPLQAGLVAAAVGGVVGGRLAGSPLQVSGPAAGLTVVTADLIQRYGWRTTCAITVLAGLTQVGLGCLRVARTALAVSPAVVHGMLAGIGVTIAVAQLHIVLGGTPQSSVIDNLRALPAQLTEVRPAALSISLLTLLLLLLWPRLPGRAGRAARVLPAPLVAVAAATALAGFAALQLDKVDLPSWRSHALAGLPEGPALGLVAAVLTITLVCSVQSLLGAVAIDKLTSGRPDSPPGVGRSDLDRELRGQGVSNIVSGLLGGLPVAGVAVRSVANVRAGAVSRNSTMLHGVWVVVAALLLVPVLELIPLAALAALVMAVGIQMVSLNHIRTVTRHREILVYAVTILGVVVLGVLEGVALGVAAAVAVALHRLARTRITCDEDAEGVHHVHVRGQLTFLAVPRLSRCLHHIPHRAHAVVELDGSFMDHAAYETLQSWQDAHAAHGGTAEITGRGGQRIAEPARIAHCSCRPWTPWRNHNCEAPPQHSPGAPHDHPHHQHELAQGISAFQQHTAPRVRGELARLAREGQRPVQLFLTCADSRVVTSMITSSGPGDLFVVRNVGNLVPLPGAESGDDSVAAAIEYAVDVLEVKSITVCGHSGCGAMQALLSSPPTGAQTPLKRWLRHGLPSLERMAASSTADPSGRIAPRLAGRAPADAVEQLCLTNVVQQLEHLRAHEAVARRLAEGTLELHGMYFHVGEAQAYLLAEGPGGAPGTHGGSSGGRPLPHEVFSQVRPSPRAEATPTG; this is encoded by the coding sequence ATGTCTGCCAGCGTCCCCTCACGCGCCACCGACTCGGCCCCGGCCGCAAGCACCCGGCAGCCGCACGCGCCACCGCCGCGCCGCGCCTTCCGCGTCGCGGGCGCCGACCTCTCCGCGTCGATCGCCGTGTTCCTCATCGCCCTGCCCCTGTCCCTGGGCATCGCCCTCGCCACCGGAGCGCCCCTCCAGGCGGGACTCGTCGCCGCGGCCGTCGGCGGCGTCGTCGGGGGCCGTCTCGCCGGGTCCCCGCTCCAGGTCAGCGGACCCGCCGCCGGGCTCACCGTCGTCACCGCCGACCTCATCCAGCGCTACGGCTGGCGCACCACCTGCGCGATCACCGTCCTCGCCGGGCTCACCCAGGTGGGTCTCGGCTGTCTGCGCGTGGCCCGCACGGCCCTCGCCGTCAGCCCCGCCGTCGTGCACGGCATGCTCGCCGGGATCGGCGTCACCATCGCAGTCGCCCAGCTGCACATCGTGCTCGGCGGCACCCCGCAGAGCTCCGTGATCGACAACCTCCGGGCGCTGCCCGCCCAGTTGACCGAGGTGCGCCCGGCCGCCCTGTCGATCAGCCTCCTGACCCTCCTCCTGCTGCTCCTCTGGCCCCGTCTGCCCGGGCGCGCGGGCCGCGCCGCGCGCGTCCTGCCCGCCCCCCTGGTGGCCGTCGCCGCCGCCACGGCGCTCGCGGGCTTCGCCGCGCTCCAGCTGGACAAGGTCGACCTGCCGTCCTGGCGCAGCCACGCGCTCGCGGGACTGCCCGAAGGGCCCGCGCTCGGCCTGGTGGCGGCCGTGCTCACGATCACGCTGGTGTGCAGCGTGCAGTCGCTGCTCGGCGCGGTCGCCATCGACAAGCTCACGTCCGGCCGCCCGGACTCGCCCCCCGGAGTGGGCCGTTCCGACCTCGACCGCGAGCTGCGCGGCCAGGGCGTGTCGAACATCGTGTCCGGCCTGCTCGGCGGCCTGCCCGTCGCCGGAGTCGCGGTGCGCAGCGTGGCGAATGTCCGCGCGGGTGCCGTCAGCAGGAACTCCACGATGCTGCACGGCGTTTGGGTAGTAGTAGCCGCCCTGCTGCTCGTGCCCGTCCTGGAGCTGATCCCGCTCGCCGCCCTCGCCGCCCTGGTCATGGCCGTCGGCATCCAGATGGTCAGCCTGAACCACATCCGTACCGTCACCCGGCACCGCGAGATCCTGGTCTACGCGGTCACCATCCTCGGCGTGGTCGTGCTCGGCGTCCTCGAAGGGGTCGCGCTCGGCGTCGCCGCCGCCGTGGCCGTGGCCCTGCACCGCCTCGCCCGCACCCGCATCACCTGCGACGAAGACGCGGAAGGAGTCCATCACGTACACGTCCGAGGACAGTTGACGTTCCTCGCCGTGCCCCGCCTCAGCCGCTGTCTGCACCACATCCCGCACCGGGCGCACGCCGTCGTGGAGCTGGACGGCTCCTTCATGGACCACGCGGCGTACGAGACGCTGCAGAGCTGGCAGGACGCGCACGCCGCGCACGGCGGCACGGCCGAGATCACCGGCCGTGGCGGCCAGCGGATCGCCGAGCCCGCCCGGATCGCCCACTGCAGCTGCCGCCCCTGGACGCCGTGGCGCAACCACAACTGCGAGGCGCCCCCGCAGCACTCCCCCGGCGCCCCCCACGATCACCCCCACCACCAGCACGAACTGGCCCAGGGCATCAGCGCCTTCCAGCAGCACACGGCGCCCCGCGTGCGGGGGGAGCTGGCCCGGCTCGCCCGCGAGGGCCAGCGGCCCGTGCAGCTGTTCCTGACGTGTGCCGACTCCCGGGTCGTCACCTCCATGATCACGTCCAGCGGCCCGGGCGACCTCTTCGTCGTGCGGAACGTGGGCAATCTGGTGCCGCTGCCCGGCGCCGAGAGCGGCGACGACTCGGTCGCCGCCGCGATCGAGTACGCGGTGGACGTGCTGGAGGTCAAGTCCATCACCGTGTGCGGGCATTCGGGGTGCGGGGCGATGCAGGCGCTGCTCAGCTCGCCGCCGACCGGGGCGCAGACGCCGCTCAAGCGGTGGCTGCGGCACGGCCTGCCGAGCCTGGAGCGGATGGCCGCGTCCAGCACCGCCGACCCCTCCGGCAGGATCGCCCCGCGGCTCGCCGGACGGGCGCCCGCGGACGCGGTGGAGCAGCTGTGCCTGACCAACGTGGTCCAGCAGCTGGAGCATCTGCGGGCCCACGAAGCGGTCGCGCGGCGGCTT
- a CDS encoding type II secretion system F family protein, with the protein MAWGAALCAGGSVWLLGGRARVRELRRARLVLAVPGTVGPGPLWHRAVAVVRDRFGGRVGSEVWVLVGGLAVAVLGESMVPLVAGAVGVPLTGRLRRAREARRERERRTDAVIALCGALAGEVRAGRQPGEALRTATEGLTVGRADTRAPELTGSGRSVGRGLGGEWAGVLAAARFGGDVPGALREAAREPGAEGLLGLAACWRVAVDRGAGLATGLERLEGALRAERDQRSDLRAQLAGARSTAVLLAGLPALGLLMGSALGARPLWVLLHTGAGFGCLLVGGLLEGAGAWWALRIMRKAAG; encoded by the coding sequence ATGGCATGGGGCGCGGCGCTGTGCGCGGGCGGTTCGGTGTGGCTCCTGGGAGGGCGCGCCCGGGTCCGCGAGCTGCGGCGGGCCAGGCTGGTGCTCGCGGTGCCCGGGACGGTGGGCCCCGGGCCCTTGTGGCACCGGGCAGTTGCCGTGGTGCGCGACCGGTTCGGCGGCCGTGTGGGGTCCGAAGTGTGGGTTCTGGTGGGCGGCTTGGCCGTCGCGGTCCTGGGTGAGTCGATGGTGCCGCTCGTCGCGGGGGCGGTCGGCGTGCCACTGACCGGGCGGCTGCGCAGGGCCCGGGAGGCCCGCAGGGAGCGGGAGCGGCGGACGGACGCGGTGATCGCCCTGTGCGGGGCGCTCGCGGGTGAGGTGCGCGCGGGGCGGCAGCCGGGCGAGGCGCTGAGGACAGCCACGGAAGGGCTCACGGTGGGCCGGGCCGATACGAGGGCCCCGGAGCTGACGGGCTCCGGTCGGTCCGTGGGCCGGGGGCTCGGCGGGGAGTGGGCCGGGGTGCTCGCGGCGGCACGGTTCGGCGGAGACGTACCGGGGGCGTTGCGTGAGGCCGCCCGGGAGCCCGGCGCCGAGGGGCTCCTGGGGCTCGCGGCCTGCTGGCGGGTCGCCGTCGACCGGGGCGCGGGGCTCGCGACGGGCCTGGAGCGCCTGGAGGGTGCCCTGCGGGCCGAGCGTGACCAACGCTCCGACCTGCGAGCCCAGTTGGCGGGAGCCCGGTCGACGGCCGTGTTGCTCGCCGGGCTTCCCGCGCTCGGCCTGCTGATGGGCAGCGCGCTCGGCGCCCGGCCGCTGTGGGTGTTGCTGCACACGGGAGCGGGCTTCGGGTGCCTCCTCGTGGGCGGGCTTCTGGAGGGCGCGGGCGCCTGGTGGGCGCTGCGGATCATGCGAAAGGCGGCGGGGTGA
- a CDS encoding TadA family conjugal transfer-associated ATPase: MNAVVGARMLDGVRQWLAANGTEPTPARVAEALRAQAGVLGDAEVLGAAQQLRSELVGAGPLEPLLADPSVTDVLVSAPDRVWVDRGGGLELTEVAFRDAAAVRRLAQRLAAVAGRRLDDARPWVDARLPDGTRLHAVLPPVAVGSACLSLRVVRPRAFTLAELTAAGTVPPGGERFLRALLDARLSYVISGGTGSGKTTLLSTLLGLVGPGERIVLAEDSAELRPEHPHVVRLETRPANQEGAGFVGLDDLVRQALRMRPDRLVVGEVRGAEVVHLLAALNTGHEGGCGTLHANAAADVPARLEALGTAAGLDRAALHSQVAAALSVVIHLARDRAGCRRVAEVHVLERDATGLVTTVPALRWGERGFVQERGWRRLSTLLGSRGETA, from the coding sequence ATGAACGCGGTCGTGGGTGCCCGCATGCTGGACGGCGTACGCCAGTGGCTCGCCGCGAACGGCACGGAGCCGACCCCGGCGCGGGTCGCCGAAGCCCTGCGGGCACAGGCAGGCGTCCTGGGAGACGCCGAAGTCCTGGGGGCGGCCCAGCAGCTGCGCTCCGAGCTCGTGGGCGCGGGCCCGCTCGAACCCCTGCTCGCGGACCCGTCGGTGACCGATGTCCTGGTGTCCGCGCCGGACCGGGTGTGGGTGGACCGGGGCGGCGGCCTGGAGCTCACGGAGGTGGCGTTCCGGGACGCGGCGGCCGTGCGGCGGCTCGCCCAGCGGCTCGCGGCGGTCGCGGGGCGGCGCCTGGACGACGCGCGGCCCTGGGTGGACGCCCGCCTTCCGGACGGCACCCGGCTGCACGCCGTCCTGCCCCCGGTCGCCGTCGGCTCCGCCTGCCTCTCGCTGCGGGTCGTGCGGCCGAGGGCCTTCACCCTCGCGGAGCTGACGGCCGCGGGCACGGTGCCGCCCGGCGGCGAGCGGTTCCTGCGCGCCCTGCTCGACGCCCGCCTGTCGTACGTGATCAGCGGCGGCACGGGCAGCGGCAAGACGACGCTCCTGAGCACCCTGCTCGGCCTGGTCGGCCCGGGAGAGCGGATCGTGCTCGCCGAGGACTCCGCGGAGCTGCGCCCCGAGCACCCGCACGTGGTGCGCCTGGAGACCCGGCCGGCGAACCAGGAGGGCGCGGGGTTCGTCGGCCTCGACGACCTGGTGCGCCAGGCCCTGCGGATGCGGCCCGACCGGCTCGTCGTGGGCGAGGTCCGGGGCGCGGAGGTCGTGCATCTCCTGGCCGCGCTCAACACGGGCCACGAAGGGGGCTGCGGCACCCTGCACGCGAACGCCGCGGCGGACGTACCGGCCCGCCTGGAAGCCCTGGGCACGGCCGCCGGGCTCGACCGCGCGGCCCTGCACAGCCAGGTGGCGGCCGCGCTCTCGGTGGTCATCCACCTCGCCCGGGACCGGGCCGGGTGCCGCCGCGTGGCCGAGGTGCACGTCCTGGAGCGGGACGCCACCGGGCTCGTGACGACGGTGCCCGCGCTGCGGTGGGGCGAGCGCGGCTTCGTCCAGGAGCGTGGCTGGCGGCGGCTGAGCACCCTGCTCGGAAGCCGGGGTGAGACCGCGTGA
- a CDS encoding type II secretion system F family protein encodes MSEAEVFHRLGAALWSAVAVLWLALVATAVRRERALGRRTVAALGGPGRADRPWPWRSRWRGRWRGGLSGRRDGARVRLAVVGAVAAGWALLGGVTGLVVGAGLGCAVARMGRGPGQETEFDTAEAARQLPLAADLVAACVAAGAGPVVAAQAVGESLRGPVGERLAWGAAQVRLGGEPADAWRQLGAVPGAGALARLLERAGESGAPAAAPVARLAADCRAERAREATARARRAAVAMAAPVGLCFLPAFIALGVVPVVMGLGGALLSAR; translated from the coding sequence ATGAGCGAGGCCGAGGTTTTCCACAGGCTGGGGGCGGCCCTGTGGTCGGCGGTGGCGGTGCTGTGGCTGGCCCTCGTGGCGACAGCGGTCCGGCGTGAACGGGCCCTGGGCAGACGCACGGTGGCGGCTCTGGGCGGGCCGGGGCGGGCGGATCGGCCCTGGCCGTGGCGGTCGCGGTGGCGCGGGCGGTGGCGTGGCGGCCTGTCCGGGCGGCGGGACGGGGCCCGTGTGCGGCTGGCCGTGGTCGGCGCGGTCGCCGCCGGGTGGGCGCTGCTCGGCGGGGTGACGGGCCTCGTGGTCGGCGCGGGGCTCGGCTGCGCCGTGGCGCGGATGGGGCGAGGGCCCGGCCAGGAGACGGAGTTCGACACGGCTGAGGCCGCGCGGCAACTGCCCTTGGCGGCCGACCTGGTGGCGGCGTGCGTGGCTGCCGGGGCCGGGCCGGTCGTGGCGGCCCAGGCCGTCGGGGAGTCGCTGCGCGGGCCGGTCGGCGAGCGGCTCGCGTGGGGCGCCGCGCAGGTGCGGCTCGGCGGCGAGCCCGCGGACGCCTGGCGGCAGTTGGGCGCCGTTCCGGGCGCCGGGGCGCTGGCCCGGCTCCTGGAGCGGGCGGGGGAGTCCGGGGCGCCCGCGGCCGCTCCCGTGGCCCGCCTCGCCGCGGACTGCCGGGCGGAGAGAGCCCGCGAGGCGACCGCCCGGGCACGCCGGGCCGCGGTCGCGATGGCCGCTCCGGTGGGGCTGTGCTTCCTGCCCGCGTTCATCGCGCTCGGGGTGGTGCCGGTGGTCATGGGCCTCGGGGGAGCGCTGCTGAGCGCCCGCTGA
- the ssd gene encoding septum site-determining protein Ssd has translation MGGVIAGDASPPSDGRPGAPLIVTEDVDLLDDLLRLCAAAGARPEVHHGVPERGGGRDTWASAPLVLVGDDAADRVRGAARRRGVVLVGRDQDDSDVWRRAVEIGAEQVLVLPDGEQWLVDRIADVAEGVGRPALTLGVIGGRGGAGASTLACALAVTAARARRRTMLIDADPLGGGLDVLLGGESADGLRWPAFAQSRGRVGGGALEESLPQLHDLRVLSWDRGDTVAVAPQAMRAVLAAARRRGGVVVVDLPRRVDETVGEALAQLDLGLLVVPRELRAVAGARRVASAAGMVLRDLRVVATTGRSGRDVLDGGDGLDAGEVARLLQLPLIGELPWEHGLVAAQDGGQPPGGLARGPLARFCAAFWQQLPADATGGRV, from the coding sequence GTGGGCGGAGTCATTGCGGGCGACGCGTCGCCGCCGTCCGACGGGCGGCCGGGCGCACCACTGATCGTCACCGAGGACGTGGACCTGCTGGATGACCTGCTGCGGCTGTGCGCCGCGGCGGGTGCGCGACCCGAGGTGCACCACGGGGTGCCGGAGCGCGGGGGCGGCAGGGACACCTGGGCGTCGGCCCCGCTCGTCCTGGTCGGGGACGACGCGGCGGACCGGGTGCGCGGAGCCGCGCGGCGGCGCGGGGTGGTGCTGGTTGGGCGGGATCAGGACGATTCCGACGTATGGCGGCGCGCGGTGGAGATCGGCGCCGAGCAGGTCCTCGTCCTGCCGGACGGCGAGCAGTGGCTGGTGGACCGCATCGCCGACGTGGCCGAGGGCGTGGGGCGGCCCGCCCTCACCCTCGGCGTCATCGGCGGCCGGGGCGGTGCCGGCGCCTCCACCCTGGCCTGCGCCCTCGCCGTCACGGCGGCGCGCGCCCGGCGGCGCACCATGCTCATCGACGCCGACCCGCTGGGCGGCGGGCTCGATGTCCTGCTCGGCGGGGAGAGTGCCGACGGGCTGCGCTGGCCCGCCTTCGCCCAGTCGCGCGGCCGGGTCGGCGGCGGCGCCCTGGAGGAGTCGCTGCCCCAGCTGCACGACCTGCGGGTGCTCAGCTGGGACCGCGGCGACACCGTCGCCGTCGCCCCGCAAGCGATGAGGGCCGTCCTCGCCGCGGCCCGCAGGCGCGGCGGCGTGGTCGTCGTGGACCTGCCGCGCCGTGTGGACGAGACGGTGGGCGAGGCGCTCGCCCAGCTCGACCTGGGCCTCCTGGTGGTGCCGCGCGAGCTGCGCGCGGTGGCCGGGGCGCGCCGGGTCGCGTCGGCCGCGGGCATGGTGCTGCGGGACCTGCGGGTCGTGGCCACCACCGGCCGGTCCGGGCGCGACGTGCTCGACGGAGGGGACGGGCTCGACGCGGGCGAGGTCGCGCGCCTCCTCCAGCTGCCGCTCATCGGCGAGCTGCCCTGGGAGCACGGCCTCGTGGCGGCCCAGGACGGCGGACAGCCACCCGGCGGCCTGGCACGCGGGCCGCTCGCCCGGTTCTGCGCCGCCTTCTGGCAGCAGCTTCCGGCCGACGCCACCGGAGGGCGCGTATGA
- a CDS encoding DUF4244 domain-containing protein, with translation MATSEYAMGLIAAVGFAGLLYKVVTSGPVHAGLQAVVERALHVQF, from the coding sequence ATGGCGACTTCCGAGTACGCCATGGGACTGATCGCAGCCGTGGGCTTCGCCGGGCTGCTCTACAAGGTGGTGACGAGCGGGCCCGTCCACGCCGGGCTGCAAGCGGTGGTGGAGAGGGCGCTCCATGTGCAGTTCTGA
- a CDS encoding ATP-binding protein encodes MKIAFVGKGGSGKTTLSSLFIRHLATTGAPVVAVDADINQHLGAALGLDDEQAAELPAMGARLPLIKDYLRGANPRIASAETMIKTTPPGDGSRLLRLREQNPVYDACARPVELDGGAVRLMVTGPFTESDLGVACYHSKTGAVELCLNHLVDGRDEYAVVDMTAGSDSFASGMFTRFDMTFLVAEPTRKGVSVYRQYRDYALDFGVALKVVGNKVQSQDDIDFLREQVGEDLLVTVGHSDWVRSMEKGRPPRFALLEDTTRTALRTLQDAVDATYEHRDWERYTRQMVHFHLKNAQSWGNARTGADLASQIDPGFVLREEAIATA; translated from the coding sequence ATGAAAATCGCTTTCGTGGGGAAGGGCGGCAGCGGCAAGACCACGCTGTCCTCGCTCTTCATCCGACACCTCGCCACCACCGGCGCCCCCGTCGTCGCGGTGGACGCCGACATCAACCAGCACCTCGGCGCCGCGCTCGGCCTCGACGACGAGCAGGCCGCCGAGCTGCCCGCCATGGGCGCGCGGCTGCCGCTCATCAAGGACTATCTGCGCGGCGCCAACCCGCGCATCGCCTCCGCCGAGACGATGATCAAGACGACACCGCCCGGCGACGGCTCCCGGCTGCTGCGGCTCCGCGAGCAGAACCCGGTGTACGACGCGTGCGCGCGGCCCGTGGAACTCGACGGCGGCGCCGTGCGTTTGATGGTCACCGGGCCGTTCACCGAATCCGACCTCGGTGTCGCCTGCTACCACTCCAAGACCGGAGCGGTGGAGCTGTGTCTGAACCACCTGGTCGACGGCCGTGACGAGTACGCCGTCGTCGACATGACCGCCGGCTCGGACTCCTTCGCCTCCGGCATGTTCACCCGCTTCGACATGACGTTCCTCGTCGCCGAGCCGACCCGGAAGGGGGTCTCCGTCTACCGCCAGTACCGGGACTACGCATTGGACTTCGGCGTCGCCCTGAAGGTCGTGGGCAACAAGGTCCAGAGTCAGGACGACATCGACTTCCTGCGCGAGCAGGTCGGCGAGGACCTCCTGGTGACCGTCGGGCACTCGGACTGGGTGCGTTCCATGGAGAAGGGCCGCCCGCCCCGGTTCGCCCTCCTGGAGGACACCACCCGCACCGCCCTGCGCACGCTTCAGGACGCCGTCGACGCCACGTACGAGCACCGCGACTGGGAGCGGTACACGCGCCAGATGGTCCACTTCCACCTGAAGAACGCGCAGAGCTGGGGCAACGCCAGGACCGGAGCCGACCTGGCGTCCCAGATCGACCCCGGCTTCGTCCTGCGCGAGGAAGCGATCGCCACGGCTTGA
- a CDS encoding HAD-IB family hydrolase: MLGLVENHSLPRTAAFFDLDKTVIAKSSTLTFSKSFYQGGLINRRAVLRTAYAQFVFLAGGADHDQMERMREYLSALCRGWNVQQVKEIVAETLHDLIDPIIYDEAASLIEQHHTAGRDVVIVSTSGAEVVEPIGELLGADRVVATRMVVGPDGCFTGEVEYYAYGPTKAEAIKELAESEGYDLERCYAYSDSFTDMPMLDAVGHPHAVNPDRALRREALAREWPILDFHRPVRLKQRLPAPPRPALVAAAAVGAAAATAGLVWLATRRRAAAAS, translated from the coding sequence ATGCTCGGGCTCGTGGAAAACCACTCCTTGCCTCGCACAGCCGCCTTCTTTGACCTGGACAAGACGGTCATTGCGAAGTCGAGCACCCTCACCTTCAGCAAGTCGTTCTACCAAGGTGGCCTGATCAACCGGCGAGCGGTACTGCGGACCGCATATGCCCAGTTCGTGTTCCTCGCCGGGGGCGCCGACCACGACCAGATGGAGCGGATGCGCGAGTACCTGTCCGCGCTCTGCCGGGGGTGGAACGTGCAGCAGGTCAAGGAGATCGTCGCCGAGACCCTGCACGACCTGATCGACCCGATCATCTACGACGAGGCCGCCTCGCTCATCGAGCAGCACCACACCGCCGGGCGGGACGTCGTCATCGTGTCCACCTCGGGCGCCGAGGTGGTCGAGCCGATCGGTGAACTGCTCGGCGCGGACCGGGTGGTGGCCACCCGGATGGTCGTCGGCCCCGACGGCTGCTTCACGGGCGAGGTGGAGTACTACGCGTACGGTCCGACGAAGGCGGAGGCGATCAAGGAGCTCGCCGAGTCGGAGGGGTACGACCTGGAGCGCTGCTACGCCTACAGCGACTCGTTCACCGACATGCCGATGCTCGACGCCGTCGGCCACCCCCACGCCGTCAACCCCGACCGGGCACTGCGCCGCGAGGCCCTCGCGCGCGAGTGGCCGATCCTGGACTTCCACCGCCCGGTGCGGCTCAAGCAGCGGCTGCCCGCGCCGCCGCGCCCGGCGCTCGTCGCCGCGGCCGCGGTGGGGGCCGCGGCGGCCACCGCGGGCCTGGTCTGGCTCGCCACCCGCCGCCGAGCCGCGGCGGCGAGCTGA